One genomic window of Pirellulales bacterium includes the following:
- a CDS encoding biotin/lipoyl-containing protein, with translation MKIKVTIDGKMYEVDVEATEPEQPRPSYVPPLEKARAPLTQVPSTAPPAQKTSETVADESKVCRSPMAGVVVRVSAQVGQQIQANDVLLVLEAMKMETVVTSPRDGKISKVNVNAGDPVQGGQVLVELE, from the coding sequence GTGAAAATCAAAGTCACCATCGATGGCAAAATGTATGAGGTGGATGTCGAGGCAACCGAGCCGGAGCAGCCGCGTCCCAGCTACGTTCCGCCGCTGGAAAAAGCCCGCGCGCCGCTCACGCAAGTCCCATCCACCGCCCCGCCCGCCCAAAAAACTTCCGAAACCGTCGCCGACGAAAGCAAAGTATGCCGTAGCCCAATGGCCGGCGTGGTCGTTCGCGTCTCGGCCCAAGTGGGCCAACAAATTCAAGCCAACGACGTGTTGCTGGTGCTGGAAGCTATGAAAATGGAAACCGTGGTCACTTCCCCCCGGGACGGAAAAATCAGCAAGGTAAACGTCAACGCCGGCGACCCCGTTCAAGGCGGCCAGGTCCTGGTCGAATTGGAATAA
- a CDS encoding acyl-CoA carboxylase subunit beta, whose translation MKQTIQTHAIRRAAPSDPSPRHAAKPNRTTESIPMTAKKTKTMTALVDVLREKRQQLEQGGGADRLAKQKQQGKLTARERISALVDVDSFEEFGLFAQHRQVNFGLADKEIPADGVVTGAASVDGRLIHLASQDFTVMGGSAGEVHSLKVAEVMQRSLKTGSPFVFINDSGGARVQEGIDSLSGYGQVFYANVLLSGAVPQISLICGPCAGGAAYSPALTDFVIQTRQAQMFITGPQVIKQVTGEEISAEALGGAESHMAHSGVIHFVAEDDNEAVYLCRRLLSFLPSNNLEEPPRLPSENNVDPNVALNDLVPVDPKQGYDVRSVIAGIVDRGDFLEVQAGYAMNMVVGFARILGRSIGVIANQPAVLSGAIDINAANKAARFIRFCNAFNVPIVTFVDVPGYLPGVQQEYGGIIRNGAKLLFAYSASSVPKIQVILRKSYGGAHVAMCSKDLGADCAFAWPTAEVAVMGAEGAVEIVFRKEMQEAADKAARRAELIEQYRTAFASPYIAAGRRLVDDIIEPANTRKHLAQALEYLQNKRDHRPPKKHGLIPL comes from the coding sequence TTGAAACAAACGATCCAGACGCACGCCATCCGCCGAGCCGCCCCTTCCGATCCATCGCCGCGGCACGCCGCCAAACCAAATCGCACCACAGAAAGCATTCCGATGACCGCCAAAAAAACAAAAACCATGACCGCTCTGGTGGATGTGCTCCGCGAAAAGCGCCAGCAATTGGAGCAAGGCGGCGGCGCCGACCGGCTGGCCAAGCAAAAGCAGCAAGGCAAGCTGACCGCCCGTGAACGTATTTCCGCGCTGGTCGATGTTGACAGCTTCGAGGAATTCGGTCTGTTCGCCCAGCATCGGCAGGTCAATTTCGGCCTGGCCGACAAGGAAATTCCCGCCGATGGCGTTGTCACCGGCGCCGCTTCGGTCGACGGTCGCTTAATCCACCTGGCCAGCCAGGATTTTACCGTCATGGGCGGTTCGGCCGGCGAAGTCCATTCGCTCAAAGTGGCCGAAGTCATGCAGCGCTCGCTGAAAACCGGCAGCCCATTCGTCTTCATCAACGATTCCGGCGGCGCCCGCGTGCAGGAAGGCATCGATTCGCTCTCCGGCTACGGCCAGGTGTTTTACGCCAACGTCCTGCTGTCGGGCGCCGTGCCCCAAATTTCGTTAATCTGCGGCCCCTGCGCCGGCGGAGCGGCCTACTCCCCCGCGCTGACCGATTTTGTCATTCAAACGCGCCAAGCCCAAATGTTCATCACCGGCCCGCAGGTCATCAAGCAGGTTACCGGCGAAGAAATCTCGGCCGAAGCCCTCGGCGGCGCCGAGTCGCACATGGCGCACTCCGGCGTCATCCACTTCGTCGCCGAGGACGACAACGAGGCGGTTTATTTGTGCCGCCGGCTGCTCAGCTTTTTGCCCTCAAATAATTTGGAAGAACCGCCCCGTTTGCCTTCGGAGAACAATGTCGACCCCAATGTGGCGCTGAACGATTTGGTCCCCGTCGATCCCAAGCAGGGTTACGATGTGCGCAGCGTAATCGCCGGAATTGTCGACCGCGGCGATTTTCTGGAAGTCCAGGCCGGTTATGCGATGAACATGGTCGTCGGTTTTGCCCGAATTTTGGGCCGCTCCATCGGCGTCATCGCCAACCAACCGGCGGTCCTGTCCGGCGCCATCGACATCAACGCGGCGAACAAAGCAGCCCGCTTCATCCGTTTTTGCAACGCTTTCAACGTGCCGATTGTCACGTTTGTCGATGTGCCGGGCTACCTGCCCGGCGTTCAGCAAGAATACGGCGGCATCATCCGCAATGGCGCCAAGCTGTTGTTTGCCTATTCGGCCAGTTCGGTCCCCAAAATTCAAGTCATCTTGCGGAAATCGTACGGCGGAGCGCACGTGGCCATGTGCTCCAAAGACCTCGGCGCCGATTGTGCCTTTGCTTGGCCCACTGCCGAAGTCGCCGTCATGGGAGCCGAAGGAGCCGTCGAAATTGTGTTTCGCAAAGAAATGCAAGAGGCCGCCGACAAAGCCGCCCGGCGCGCTGAGCTGATCGAGCAATACCGCACCGCCTTTGCTTCCCCCTACATCGCCGCCGGCCGCAGGCTGGTGGACGACATCATCGAGCCGGCCAACACCCGCAAACATTTGGCGCAAGCCCTAGAGTATTTACAAAACAAGCGCGACCATCGGCCCCCCAAAAAACATGGCTTAATCCCTCTGTAA
- a CDS encoding methylmalonyl-CoA carboxytransferase subunit 5S, with protein MSRIVEVTELAPRDGHQSLLATRMALEDLAPACEDLDRAGYWSVECWGGATYDSCIRFLNEDPWQRLRTFRKLMPNTRLQMLLRGQNLLGYRHYEDTVVDRFVDKSAENGMDVFRVFDALNDVRNLRRALDAVRRTGKHAEGTICYTVSPLHTVDKFVELAQQLRDLGCNSICIKDMAALLRPQPAYDLVRGIKAKCGDDTLVHVHVHSTTGVTMVSLMKAIEAGADIVDTSISSLSLGPGHNPTEALVEMLEGTPYATRLDKSRLAKIKDHFAKVRPKYAEFESKILGVETDIFDSQIPGGMISNMESQLRQQGAGDRVQEVLAEVPRVRKDAGFPPLVTPSSQIVGTQAVFNVLMGRYKVLTGEFADLMLGYYGTTIGPRDQQVIEAATKHAKKPAITGRPADLLKPEWDELRAQAMALKGCDGTDEDVLTFAMFPQVAAKFFEHRAEGPKSVAKNPAAKTPAADTASKATAAKAGNGKAPVSTRVTYNVKVGDKTHHVVVEPA; from the coding sequence GGGCACCAAAGTTTGCTCGCCACGCGCATGGCCCTGGAAGATCTTGCCCCGGCCTGCGAAGATCTCGACCGCGCCGGCTATTGGAGCGTCGAGTGTTGGGGCGGCGCGACCTACGATTCGTGCATTCGCTTCCTGAACGAAGATCCCTGGCAGCGGCTCCGTACGTTCCGCAAACTGATGCCCAACACCCGCTTGCAAATGCTGCTGCGGGGGCAAAATCTGCTCGGCTATCGCCATTACGAAGATACCGTCGTCGACCGCTTCGTCGACAAATCGGCCGAAAACGGCATGGACGTTTTCCGCGTGTTCGATGCCCTTAACGATGTCCGCAACCTCCGCCGCGCTCTCGATGCCGTTCGCCGCACGGGCAAGCATGCCGAAGGAACCATTTGCTATACCGTCTCGCCACTGCACACCGTCGACAAGTTCGTCGAACTGGCACAACAACTGCGCGATTTGGGGTGCAATTCCATCTGCATTAAAGATATGGCCGCCCTTTTGCGGCCTCAACCCGCGTACGATCTGGTGCGCGGCATCAAGGCCAAATGCGGCGACGATACCTTGGTGCACGTCCACGTGCATTCCACCACCGGCGTCACCATGGTCAGCTTGATGAAGGCCATCGAAGCCGGCGCCGATATTGTCGATACCTCCATTTCTTCCCTCAGCTTGGGCCCCGGACACAATCCCACCGAGGCCCTGGTCGAAATGCTGGAAGGTACTCCCTACGCCACGCGGTTGGATAAATCTCGGCTGGCAAAAATCAAAGATCACTTCGCCAAAGTGCGCCCCAAGTATGCCGAGTTCGAATCCAAAATCCTCGGCGTCGAAACCGACATCTTCGACAGCCAAATCCCAGGCGGCATGATTTCCAACATGGAAAGTCAGCTCCGCCAGCAAGGCGCAGGCGACCGCGTTCAAGAAGTGCTGGCCGAGGTTCCCCGCGTCCGCAAAGACGCCGGCTTCCCGCCGCTGGTCACCCCCTCCAGCCAAATTGTCGGCACGCAGGCCGTCTTCAACGTGCTGATGGGCCGCTACAAAGTCCTGACCGGCGAGTTCGCCGACTTGATGCTCGGATATTATGGCACGACCATCGGTCCCCGCGATCAACAAGTTATCGAAGCCGCCACCAAACACGCCAAAAAGCCAGCCATCACGGGACGGCCCGCCGATTTGCTCAAGCCGGAATGGGACGAGCTGCGCGCCCAAGCCATGGCGTTGAAAGGCTGCGACGGCACCGACGAAGATGTGCTTACCTTCGCCATGTTCCCACAAGTGGCCGCCAAGTTTTTCGAACACCGTGCAGAAGGCCCCAAGAGTGTCGCTAAAAACCCAGCCGCCAAAACGCCCGCCGCGGACACTGCTTCAAAAGCCACCGCTGCGAAAGCCGGCAACGGAAAGGCTCCGGTATCGACGCGGGTCACTTACAACGTCAAAGTCGGCGACAAAACGCATCACGTTGTGGTCGAACCCGCCTGA